In a single window of the Dehalococcoidia bacterium genome:
- a CDS encoding ABC transporter permease, with the protein MAQAHAVAVPTGRSESLWLRSMRRLLRKPKAVFALVVIAILYGSGLFAHWVAPYGYNQQDLTAVRQPPSARHWLGTDGVGRDILSRIIYALRTNLIITAAAVLTGSMLLGITLGLLSGYLGGKVDSVIMRIGELFTAFPGILLVILLAATLKPRVLEMVRDFEDATGIRGLVRWGIVDYFVVFGALAAFSWIGMARLVRGQVLYLKEQAFVESARAAGASLWRILLVHILPNALPPVIVSISMGLGAIAGAEVVLSWLGIGIQPPVPSLGNMIWEGQSISVLQRWPHMLLPPVITVALLIFAWNLLGDALNDVLNPKAR; encoded by the coding sequence ATGGCACAAGCGCACGCGGTGGCGGTGCCTACAGGGCGGAGCGAGAGCCTGTGGCTCCGCTCCATGCGCCGCCTGCTGAGGAAGCCCAAGGCCGTGTTCGCCCTGGTGGTCATCGCCATTCTCTATGGCAGTGGCCTTTTTGCCCACTGGGTTGCCCCCTACGGCTACAACCAGCAAGACCTCACGGCAGTGCGTCAGCCCCCCAGCGCCCGCCACTGGCTGGGCACCGACGGCGTGGGGCGGGATATCCTCTCCCGCATCATCTATGCCCTGCGCACCAACCTTATCATCACAGCGGCAGCGGTGCTCACGGGGAGCATGCTGTTGGGCATTACTTTGGGCCTGCTGTCGGGCTACCTGGGGGGGAAGGTGGACTCGGTGATCATGCGCATTGGGGAGTTATTCACTGCTTTCCCCGGCATTTTGCTGGTCATTCTGCTGGCGGCCACTTTGAAGCCTCGGGTGCTGGAGATGGTGCGGGACTTCGAGGATGCCACGGGGATACGAGGCTTGGTGCGCTGGGGCATCGTGGACTACTTTGTGGTGTTTGGGGCGCTGGCGGCCTTCTCGTGGATCGGTATGGCCCGTCTGGTGCGGGGGCAGGTGCTGTACTTGAAGGAGCAGGCGTTTGTGGAGTCAGCCCGGGCTGCGGGGGCGTCCCTGTGGCGCATCCTGCTGGTGCACATTCTGCCCAACGCCTTGCCCCCCGTGATTGTGTCCATCTCCATGGGACTGGGAGCCATTGCGGGGGCGGAGGTGGTCCTCAGCTGGTTGGGCATCGGTATTCAACCGCCCGTGCCCAGCCTGGGGAACATGATCTGGGAGGGGCAGAGCATCTCGGTGCTTCAGCGGTGGCCCCATATGCTCTTACCCCCTGTCATTACCGTCGCACTCCTCATTTTCGCCTGGAACCTCCTGGGGGATGCCCTGAATGATGTGCTCAACCCCAAGGCCCGCTAG